A DNA window from Moorella thermoacetica contains the following coding sequences:
- a CDS encoding sugar ABC transporter permease, with the protein MFNLIKTISPAETVQSKPKANGYLSRIDIRAYTMILALLGIWAIFTYTTQGAFLTSRNLSNLFRQMSITSILAIGMVFVIVAGHIDLSVGSLMGLTGGVAAILQVWYGWQTIPAIFISFLIGLLAGLWQGWWVAYKKVPAFIVTLGGMMVFRGILIGISHGETVSPLMDSFKQIGQSYVPESTGFLLAFLGIIYVIYVTVKQRYTRIKYGFTVPSLALEIMRTIFYAFLIGLFVYLMNDYQGIPVPVLIVVAMAFIFTGLATKTRFGRYVYAIGGNSEAARLSGINIRYNILAVFVISGLMAALSGILLTARLNGASVAAGQNAELDAIAACVIGGTSLMGGTGSIGGAMIGALVMASLDNGLSMMNTPTFWQFIVKGLILVLAVWIDIATKTRAQN; encoded by the coding sequence GTGTTTAATCTTATTAAAACTATTTCCCCTGCAGAAACGGTACAATCTAAACCTAAAGCGAATGGGTATTTAAGTAGAATAGATATACGCGCTTATACAATGATATTAGCCTTATTGGGTATATGGGCTATTTTCACTTATACTACCCAGGGTGCTTTTTTGACTTCCCGTAATCTATCAAACCTCTTCAGGCAGATGTCAATTACCTCTATTTTAGCGATAGGTATGGTCTTTGTAATAGTAGCCGGTCATATTGACCTTTCCGTAGGTTCTCTCATGGGACTTACTGGAGGGGTAGCGGCAATTTTACAGGTCTGGTATGGTTGGCAGACCATTCCTGCTATTTTTATAAGCTTTTTAATTGGTCTGCTGGCCGGCTTATGGCAGGGCTGGTGGGTTGCCTATAAAAAGGTGCCTGCTTTCATTGTCACCCTGGGCGGTATGATGGTATTTCGGGGAATTCTAATAGGAATTAGTCATGGCGAAACAGTTTCGCCTCTCATGGATAGTTTTAAACAAATAGGCCAATCCTATGTACCTGAAAGTACAGGCTTCTTATTAGCATTCCTGGGTATTATTTATGTGATCTATGTTACTGTAAAGCAACGGTATACTAGAATTAAGTATGGTTTTACTGTGCCTTCTTTAGCTCTGGAAATAATGCGTACCATTTTTTACGCCTTTCTCATTGGCCTTTTTGTCTATCTAATGAATGATTACCAGGGTATACCTGTACCTGTCCTAATCGTAGTGGCGATGGCATTTATTTTTACGGGTTTAGCAACGAAAACTCGCTTCGGGCGTTATGTCTACGCAATTGGTGGTAACAGTGAAGCAGCACGTTTATCCGGTATTAATATTCGATATAACATCCTGGCCGTTTTTGTTATCAGTGGGTTAATGGCTGCCTTAAGCGGTATCCTGTTAACTGCAAGATTAAACGGTGCTTCAGTAGCTGCAGGGCAAAATGCTGAGCTTGATGCCATTGCAGCGTGCGTTATAGGTGGTACAAGTCTTATGGGTGGTACAGGTAGTATTGGTGGGGCGATGATAGGAGCACTTGTTATGGCCAGTTTAGATAATGGCCTGAGCATGATGAATACCCCGACCTTCTGGCAGTTTATAGTTAAAGGTTTGATTCTTGTGCTGGCGGTATGGATCGATATCGCAACTAAAACAAGGGCTCAAAATTGA
- a CDS encoding LacI family DNA-binding transcriptional regulator: MPNISDVARRAGVSRTMVSRVLNGKDDVNEETRRRVLEAIKELNYRPSALARSLVKQKTDTIGVILSDITDPFFSLIIQGVEDVAHKFGYGIVYASMRWDPQIKHNYVSFLRNGRVDGLLMMGHTVGNEDYVREMVEDKFPLVLVEYWIENLKANFISIDNKGGVTWPPGTCWDLGTAALPM, translated from the coding sequence TTGCCAAATATCTCTGATGTTGCCAGAAGAGCCGGAGTATCACGAACTATGGTATCCAGGGTCCTCAACGGGAAAGACGACGTCAACGAAGAAACCCGGCGCCGGGTACTGGAGGCCATTAAGGAGCTAAACTACCGCCCCAGTGCCCTGGCCCGCAGCCTGGTGAAACAAAAGACCGATACCATTGGCGTTATCCTGTCGGATATCACCGATCCCTTCTTTTCCCTTATTATCCAGGGGGTGGAAGATGTAGCTCATAAATTCGGTTACGGCATAGTTTACGCCAGTATGCGCTGGGACCCGCAAATCAAGCATAACTATGTAAGTTTCTTGCGCAACGGGCGGGTGGACGGTCTCCTTATGATGGGCCATACAGTGGGCAATGAAGACTATGTACGGGAGATGGTAGAGGATAAGTTTCCCCTGGTCCTGGTTGAATATTGGATTGAGAATCTCAAGGCCAACTTTATATCCATTGATAACAAAGGGGGGGTTACCTGGCCACCAGGCACCTGCTGGGACTTGGGCACCGCCGCATTGCCCATGTAG
- the xylF gene encoding D-xylose ABC transporter substrate-binding protein, whose product MLKKKATRIIALAAVLILLAMTLIGCGQGGNSSKNGGNQGASAKNGDKIKIGLSMDDLRQERWQHDRDLFVAKAKELGAEVLVQSANGDDATQLSQAENLISQGINVLVVIPHNGDAMAPIVEAAHKAGVKVLAYDRLIRNADVDLYISFDNVRVGELQAEYLTKKVPKGKYFLMGGSPTDNNAKLFRQGQMNVLKPLIDKGDIKVVGDQWVKDWLPEEAMKIMENALTSNNNQIDAVVASNDSTDGGAIQALAAQNLAGKVAISGQDADLAACQCIVEGTQSMTVYKPITTLATRAAEVAVALAKGENIGANNKVNNGKIDVPSVLLTPIMVDKDNMVQTVIKDGFHKLEDVYKNVPKEKWPKQ is encoded by the coding sequence GTGCTAAAAAAGAAGGCTACCAGGATAATTGCCTTGGCTGCAGTTTTAATCCTGCTGGCTATGACCCTTATAGGTTGCGGTCAAGGCGGAAATTCGAGCAAAAATGGAGGTAATCAGGGCGCTTCGGCTAAAAATGGCGATAAGATAAAGATAGGTCTCTCAATGGATGATTTACGCCAGGAACGCTGGCAGCATGATAGAGACTTGTTTGTTGCTAAGGCCAAAGAACTCGGAGCTGAAGTACTGGTACAATCAGCAAACGGTGATGATGCTACCCAGCTTTCCCAGGCTGAGAACCTCATTTCCCAGGGTATTAATGTCTTGGTTGTAATACCCCATAATGGAGACGCCATGGCCCCTATTGTCGAAGCAGCGCATAAAGCCGGGGTAAAAGTGCTGGCATATGATCGTTTAATAAGAAATGCAGATGTAGATCTCTATATTTCCTTTGATAATGTCCGCGTTGGTGAATTGCAGGCAGAGTACCTGACCAAAAAGGTTCCTAAAGGTAAATATTTCCTTATGGGTGGATCGCCTACAGACAACAATGCAAAATTATTTAGACAGGGACAGATGAATGTTCTTAAACCACTTATTGATAAGGGAGACATTAAGGTTGTTGGCGATCAGTGGGTTAAAGATTGGCTGCCGGAAGAGGCCATGAAGATTATGGAAAATGCCCTGACTAGCAATAATAACCAGATTGATGCTGTAGTCGCATCTAATGACAGTACTGATGGGGGAGCTATTCAAGCTTTAGCTGCCCAGAATCTAGCTGGTAAAGTGGCTATTTCTGGCCAGGACGCAGATCTTGCTGCCTGCCAGTGTATTGTTGAAGGAACTCAATCTATGACTGTTTATAAACCTATTACGACTCTGGCTACCCGGGCGGCGGAGGTTGCGGTGGCGCTGGCCAAGGGTGAAAATATTGGGGCTAATAATAAAGTAAATAACGGGAAAATAGATGTACCCTCAGTGTTACTGACACCCATTATGGTGGATAAAGATAATATGGTCCAGACGGTAATTAAAGATGGTTTCCATAAACTTGAAGATGTTTATAAAAACGTCCCCAAAGAAAAGTGGCCTAAGCAATAG
- a CDS encoding cupin domain-containing protein, which yields MQDKEQAGSRPLDARAAILSELVDYQEGSIVSRTIIDKKAGTVTLFAFAAGQGLSEHTAPYDALVHVLDGEVEITIAGKPLHVKTGEAVIMPANQPHALRALTNFKMILTMIRS from the coding sequence ATGCAAGACAAAGAGCAAGCTGGGAGCAGGCCCCTTGACGCCCGGGCAGCCATTTTAAGCGAGCTGGTCGATTATCAGGAGGGCTCTATCGTCAGCCGGACGATTATTGATAAAAAGGCCGGGACGGTAACCCTTTTTGCCTTCGCCGCCGGCCAGGGCCTGAGCGAACATACGGCACCCTACGACGCCCTGGTCCACGTACTCGACGGGGAAGTGGAGATTACCATCGCCGGTAAACCTCTCCATGTAAAGACGGGAGAAGCCGTAATCATGCCCGCCAACCAGCCCCATGCCCTGCGGGCGCTAACAAATTTTAAAATGATCCTGACCATGATCCGGTCTTGA
- a CDS encoding substrate-binding domain-containing protein yields the protein MATRHLLGLGHRRIAHVAGHKNARVSQERLAGYRQALEEAGRPYDESLVVYSDFTTEGAIPVAKKLLSLPERPTAIFAANDLMAYGVIHAARELGLRVPKDLAVVGYDDIELASLVTPPLTTIHQPRYEIGSMAAWSLIQQIENKEMQPTVTEFKTSLVIRESCGAVFRRGDQGYVEGGKPA from the coding sequence CTGGCCACCAGGCACCTGCTGGGACTTGGGCACCGCCGCATTGCCCATGTAGCAGGGCATAAAAACGCCCGGGTATCGCAAGAACGCCTGGCCGGTTACCGCCAGGCCCTGGAGGAAGCCGGCAGGCCCTACGACGAAAGCCTGGTAGTTTACAGCGATTTTACCACCGAAGGAGCCATACCGGTTGCGAAAAAACTATTATCCCTGCCTGAGCGGCCGACAGCCATCTTTGCGGCCAACGACCTGATGGCCTACGGCGTCATCCATGCGGCCCGCGAACTGGGATTAAGGGTTCCAAAGGATCTGGCGGTGGTCGGCTACGACGACATCGAGCTGGCTTCCCTAGTAACACCACCCTTAACAACCATCCATCAGCCCCGCTATGAAATCGGCTCCATGGCCGCCTGGTCCCTGATCCAGCAGATCGAGAATAAAGAAATGCAGCCGACGGTAACAGAGTTTAAGACGAGCCTGGTAATTCGGGAATCCTGCGGCGCTGTTTTCCGGCGCGGCGACCAGGGGTATGTAGAAGGAGGCAAGCCGGCATGA
- a CDS encoding xylose ABC transporter ATP-binding protein gives MDHYILEMQEITKQFPGVKALDKVDFKARKGEIHALCGENGAGKSILMKVLSGVYPYGTYQGEILINGQPQKFYTIKDSERAGIAIIYQELALVSELSVAENIFLGNEPLHHHLIDWDKMYIEATKWLKEVGLDVSPGTKIKNLGVGQQQLVEIAKALAKNASILVLDEPTAALTEAEVEILMHILHQLKSKGVTCIYISHKLNEVFAIADNITVLRDGRTIGTVKKDETSQDKIITMMVGRELNRLFPYINHSPGAITLEVRNFSVYNPDNPRKKIVKDVNFYVRKGEVLGIAGLIGSGRTELVTSIYGGYPGKNEGEIWLDGRKIKIKNSEDALSNGIALVPEDRRRQGLVLDMDICKNITLASLKRSYNIMLNESAEIRDAEFFVDKLKIKSPSVEARVGNLSGGNQQKVVLGKALMTNPRVLILDEPTRGIDVGAKYEIYNLINSLVSQGVAIVMVSSELPEILGMSDRILVLCEGRITGEFSREEATEEKIMACATGGK, from the coding sequence ATGGACCACTATATTCTAGAAATGCAGGAAATTACAAAGCAATTTCCCGGCGTCAAGGCTCTAGACAAAGTTGATTTTAAGGCCAGGAAAGGTGAAATACATGCTTTATGTGGCGAAAATGGGGCTGGTAAATCTATTTTAATGAAAGTCCTTAGCGGTGTATATCCTTATGGCACCTACCAGGGAGAAATTTTGATTAACGGTCAACCCCAAAAGTTCTACACCATTAAGGATTCAGAAAGAGCCGGGATAGCCATTATTTACCAGGAGCTGGCTTTAGTTAGCGAATTATCTGTTGCGGAAAACATTTTTCTGGGCAATGAGCCTCTGCATCACCACTTAATTGATTGGGATAAAATGTATATAGAGGCAACGAAATGGCTCAAAGAGGTTGGCCTGGATGTCAGCCCGGGAACTAAAATTAAAAACCTGGGTGTAGGGCAACAGCAACTAGTTGAGATAGCCAAAGCTTTAGCGAAGAACGCCAGCATTCTTGTTCTAGATGAACCTACTGCCGCTTTGACAGAAGCTGAAGTAGAAATTCTGATGCATATTTTACACCAGCTAAAAAGTAAGGGAGTAACATGTATTTATATATCCCATAAGTTAAATGAAGTCTTTGCAATTGCCGATAATATTACTGTCCTTCGTGATGGTAGAACCATTGGTACGGTGAAAAAAGACGAAACGAGTCAAGATAAGATCATAACAATGATGGTTGGCCGGGAACTGAACAGGCTTTTTCCCTATATTAACCATAGTCCCGGAGCAATTACTTTGGAGGTTCGTAACTTTAGCGTCTACAACCCAGATAACCCCCGCAAAAAAATAGTAAAAGATGTTAACTTTTATGTCCGCAAAGGGGAAGTCCTGGGTATTGCCGGACTTATAGGATCGGGTCGTACGGAACTAGTTACTAGCATTTATGGTGGTTATCCAGGAAAAAATGAAGGAGAAATATGGCTGGATGGGAGAAAGATAAAAATAAAGAATTCTGAAGATGCCCTTTCGAATGGGATTGCTCTCGTGCCGGAAGATCGCCGGCGTCAAGGGCTGGTACTGGATATGGATATCTGCAAAAATATAACCCTTGCCAGCTTAAAAAGATCATATAATATTATGCTTAACGAAAGCGCGGAAATTAGAGATGCGGAATTCTTTGTTGATAAATTGAAAATAAAGAGCCCCTCTGTAGAAGCTCGTGTGGGAAACTTGAGTGGTGGGAATCAACAAAAGGTAGTCCTGGGTAAAGCCCTGATGACTAACCCCAGGGTTCTAATTCTTGATGAACCAACGCGGGGTATTGATGTGGGGGCTAAATATGAAATATATAATCTAATTAATAGTTTAGTTAGTCAGGGTGTAGCCATAGTTATGGTGTCATCCGAGTTACCTGAGATATTGGGTATGAGCGATCGTATTTTGGTGTTATGTGAAGGTAGAATAACTGGCGAGTTTTCCCGTGAAGAAGCTACAGAAGAAAAAATAATGGCCTGTGCAACTGGAGGTAAGTAA
- a CDS encoding FMN-binding glutamate synthase family protein — MGNRKTGNTNLWKVALGSAGLTCLGLWLFSRPLLNRIHDSFLKTVMTDPYEENFWEFVSAANRTGLQKIVETNLRAQQGKLIQRPFGSPRRFPGTDGLVFNLAQLARLPVEEGVPVDTKVTLGPRAAKPLNISMPIIISGMAYGLALSEKTKIALARGASLAGTATNTGEGPFLPSERQAARHLIVQYNRGGWNHNPRILKQADMVEIQFGQAAIGGLGHSTNYGEIPTKGRRLLGIKPGQAAVTHARMPGIKDPKKDLPPLVTRLRHLTGGVPIGAKIGAGNDLEKDLAILLEAGVDFIAIDGAGAASKGSPPIVQDDFGVPTVYAVNRAATFLKKQGVKDRVSLIAGGGLVTPGDFLKILALGADAVYIGTIALFALTHTQVLKAMPWEPPVQVVFAQGRYQDQLDEDRAAHNLANFLWSCNAEIMEGVRALGKKSVKQVDKSDLAALDPVTARALGIPLAARARSCFPS, encoded by the coding sequence ATGGGAAATCGAAAAACCGGGAATACCAACCTCTGGAAAGTAGCGCTGGGTTCGGCCGGCCTGACCTGTTTGGGGCTATGGCTTTTCAGCCGCCCCCTGCTGAACCGCATTCACGATTCTTTCCTTAAAACCGTGATGACCGATCCTTATGAAGAGAATTTCTGGGAATTTGTCTCGGCCGCAAACCGTACCGGTCTCCAGAAAATTGTCGAGACCAATTTACGGGCTCAGCAGGGGAAACTCATCCAGAGGCCCTTTGGCAGCCCCCGGCGTTTCCCCGGTACGGACGGCCTTGTTTTTAACCTGGCGCAGCTGGCCAGGCTTCCTGTTGAAGAGGGTGTTCCCGTTGATACAAAGGTAACCTTGGGGCCCCGGGCGGCCAAGCCCCTTAATATTAGCATGCCGATCATCATCTCCGGCATGGCCTACGGGCTGGCCTTAAGCGAAAAGACCAAGATAGCCCTGGCGAGAGGAGCCAGCCTGGCCGGTACCGCCACTAATACCGGTGAAGGGCCTTTCTTGCCTTCCGAGAGGCAGGCTGCCAGGCACCTTATCGTCCAGTACAACCGCGGAGGCTGGAACCACAACCCCCGTATACTCAAACAGGCCGACATGGTAGAAATCCAGTTCGGCCAGGCAGCCATAGGTGGCCTGGGCCACAGCACCAATTACGGCGAGATACCTACCAAAGGTCGTCGCCTCCTGGGGATCAAGCCCGGCCAGGCGGCTGTCACCCATGCCCGTATGCCCGGTATAAAAGACCCTAAAAAAGACCTGCCCCCCCTCGTCACCAGGTTACGCCACCTGACCGGGGGCGTTCCCATTGGCGCTAAAATCGGCGCCGGCAATGACCTGGAGAAGGACCTGGCCATCCTCCTGGAAGCAGGCGTCGACTTTATTGCCATCGATGGAGCCGGGGCGGCATCCAAGGGCTCACCGCCCATCGTCCAGGATGACTTTGGCGTGCCCACGGTCTATGCCGTCAACCGTGCGGCTACTTTTCTAAAAAAACAGGGGGTAAAGGACAGAGTGAGCCTGATAGCCGGCGGCGGGCTGGTTACCCCGGGCGACTTTTTAAAAATCCTGGCCTTGGGTGCCGACGCCGTTTACATCGGTACCATAGCCCTCTTCGCCCTCACCCACACCCAGGTCTTAAAGGCCATGCCCTGGGAACCCCCGGTCCAGGTTGTCTTTGCCCAGGGCCGCTACCAGGATCAGCTGGATGAAGACAGGGCGGCCCACAATCTCGCCAATTTCTTATGGTCCTGCAACGCCGAAATCATGGAAGGCGTACGCGCCCTGGGCAAGAAATCCGTCAAACAGGTCGACAAGTCCGACCTGGCCGCCCTGGACCCCGTTACCGCCAGGGCTTTAGGCATCCCCCTGGCGGCCCGGGCCAGGAGTTGCTTTCCCTCCTGA
- a CDS encoding DUF4380 domain-containing protein, whose translation MNPCWWREIDFRGWNGAVEFGNDLIRVVMVPNLGGRIMAYDLGDYSFLYVNKELEGKLFTPEENYGDGSIAAWKNYGGDKTWPAPQGWDTEEEWHGPPDPVLDSGVYTGRWLECSPEKVSYEVESPPDPRTGIKLFRKVTIRQDSSKLWLELRMKNISSRPVAWSIWNVTQLDTRLRNGKGYDPNCRLYIPLNPVSRFAKGYRVIFGEEDNPQWGQREGNDLLVIPYLFYVGKIGVDSPVGWMAFVNDTEGYTWCLRYPYYPEEKDAYPDGGCSVECWTVGRGVVTGKDYSQETGYHIEAEVLGPVRKLKPGEEQFLELEMGVAKGGGRFKKVTAGGYIIMGGGARLEKGKLIINLSGGVFYKGRLQVVVTDARHNVILQQDLGEVSPHEEVKVNQKIDLPFSRVVFPSLQAHLIIDHPGGMDEYYLAYL comes from the coding sequence ATGAATCCTTGCTGGTGGCGGGAAATAGATTTCCGTGGCTGGAATGGGGCTGTCGAGTTCGGAAATGACCTGATCCGGGTGGTTATGGTCCCGAACCTGGGTGGAAGAATTATGGCCTACGATCTTGGTGATTATTCCTTTCTTTACGTTAATAAAGAGTTAGAGGGTAAACTTTTCACGCCCGAAGAAAATTACGGTGATGGTTCCATTGCCGCCTGGAAGAATTACGGTGGCGATAAAACCTGGCCAGCACCCCAGGGGTGGGATACCGAGGAAGAATGGCACGGGCCGCCGGACCCGGTACTTGACAGCGGGGTATATACTGGGCGATGGCTGGAATGCAGCCCGGAAAAAGTAAGCTATGAAGTGGAGAGCCCGCCGGATCCCCGCACGGGAATTAAGCTCTTTCGTAAGGTTACTATCCGGCAGGACAGCAGCAAGCTGTGGCTGGAGCTGAGGATGAAGAATATCAGCTCCCGGCCAGTGGCGTGGAGCATCTGGAATGTAACCCAACTGGATACGCGGTTGAGGAATGGCAAAGGGTATGATCCTAATTGTCGCCTTTATATACCATTGAACCCTGTGAGCAGGTTTGCAAAAGGATACCGGGTAATCTTCGGCGAAGAAGATAACCCGCAATGGGGCCAACGGGAAGGCAATGACCTCTTAGTAATACCTTACCTATTTTACGTCGGTAAAATTGGCGTCGATTCACCGGTGGGTTGGATGGCTTTTGTCAATGATACTGAAGGCTATACCTGGTGCCTGCGCTACCCCTACTATCCGGAAGAGAAAGATGCATATCCCGACGGGGGTTGCTCGGTAGAATGCTGGACGGTGGGTCGCGGTGTAGTGACCGGTAAGGATTATTCCCAGGAGACCGGTTATCATATAGAGGCAGAAGTACTGGGGCCAGTAAGAAAGCTTAAACCAGGTGAAGAGCAGTTTTTAGAACTGGAAATGGGGGTAGCGAAAGGGGGCGGTAGATTTAAAAAAGTCACAGCAGGGGGTTATATTATCATGGGAGGTGGTGCCAGGTTAGAAAAAGGGAAATTAATAATAAATCTTTCTGGCGGTGTTTTTTATAAAGGAAGGTTGCAGGTAGTTGTAACTGATGCCAGGCATAACGTTATTTTGCAACAAGATTTAGGAGAAGTATCTCCCCACGAAGAGGTAAAAGTTAACCAAAAAATAGATCTTCCATTTTCCAGGGTAGTTTTTCCATCCCTGCAAGCTCATTTAATCATTGACCATCCGGGGGGTATGGATGAATACTACCTAGCGTACCTCTAA